The sequence below is a genomic window from Pseudodesulfovibrio senegalensis.
GGATGAATCCTGAGCCTCCACGCCCACTTCCTTGACCGCTCCGGCCAGGGTGACGTCCTGGAAAACGTCGAATTCCACGGATACGGACTGGCCCACTTCCACATAGGGTACGATGCGGTCGGGAACGCCTATCTCGATTTCAAGGTCACCCTTGGAGTTGAGGGTGGCGATGGTTTCGCCTGCGGCCACGTTGCGGTGCACCTCGGCGGGTTTGGTGCTGATGATGCCTGCCACGGGCGCGTTCAGCGTGGCGTAGGAAAGGTTGCGCCGGGCAATGGACACCTGATCTTCCTGCGCCTCGACCCGCGCCAGCAGGGATTCATAGGAGGAGAAGGCCGAGTCGTACTCGCTGCGGCTGATCACGGCTTTGTCCACAAGGGTTTTGAGCCTTTGGTAATTGAGGCGGGAGTTGTTCAGTTCGGCCTTGAGGTCCTTGAGCGATGCTTCGGCGCGCCTGACTTCAAGGCGGAAATCCGTGGGATCGAGTGCGGCCACGAGGTCTCCCTTTTCCACGCGCTGGCCCACCTTGACCGGCAGGCTGACGATAGTCCCGCCCACGCGAAAACTCAGCGCGGTTTCCAGCGCGTCCTTGGCCGTGCCGGATGTGGACCATTCCCGCGAGCGCATGATGTCCGGGATGGTGTAGGTTACGACGGGGCGAATGACTTCGGCCTTTTTCTCGACCTTGTCCCTGCATGCACCACAAGTCAGCATGGCAAGGCACAAACCGGACAGGGCCATGGTCTTGAACATGGTCATCGAGT
It includes:
- a CDS encoding efflux RND transporter periplasmic adaptor subunit → MTMFKTMALSGLCLAMLTCGACRDKVEKKAEVIRPVVTYTIPDIMRSREWSTSGTAKDALETALSFRVGGTIVSLPVKVGQRVEKGDLVAALDPTDFRLEVRRAEASLKDLKAELNNSRLNYQRLKTLVDKAVISRSEYDSAFSSYESLLARVEAQEDQVSIARRNLSYATLNAPVAGIISTKPAEVHRNVAAGETIATLNSKGDLEIEIGVPDRIVPYVEVGQSVSVEFDVFQDVTLAGAVKEVGVEAQDSSTFPVTVTLQENDPRIRSGMVAEVTFDFARIAEMQLVSIPVQAMFGKPDNTSWVWVLDTDTMTVQERAVEPGMPTRQGTAIKKGLNPGDVVVVRGVHSLKNGQKVRMMQ